GGCTCGCAGAGTTCAGCCATCTGTTCCTGAACTGTCTCTGCTGATCGACGGcagcttcacctcctcctccacccaaagaccacctccacctgctgacaggaagtctgctcctccacctgctgacaggaaacctgctcctccacctggaaacacctcctcctcctgcatccCCAGACCTCCTCCATCTCACCTCCACAGCACCCCCAACTCCAACCTGCAACAGCCTTGCACCTGCTGCTCCACCCACACCTACGACTGcacctccatcttctcctccccAGGACACCaccctgctgctcctccacctgctgcatcCTCCCATCAccacactcctcctccctccagtctccaccctgctcctcctctgcctcaccCCCatcaccaccctcctcctcctccctcctccacctgtggtactcctctctcctcccatcatcagactctgcctccctcccacagcccctcctctcctccctccaccctcctccctgctcctccctgTCCCTGCaaccaccctcctccacctgtctcctTGTGTGgtgtctccccctctcctcaccTGTCACCTCCCCCGTGGCTCCGCCCTCCGTCGTGCTGTGATCAGATGGGTGGAGCCGTACCGACTGACACCTACCAGCTCCTTCTCCATCAGGACAGGCAGCTCCGCCTCCTGCAGGCTCAGGTGAGAACAGTGATGTCATCTTTTTGTTACCTGCTTGTCAGCTGAGGAGGCTGCTGATTGGTCCACGGTGGAGTGTAGGTTGCCGTGGTTTCAGTTGTTATGTGATGTGTCCAGGTTCAGATGCTGCTGGAGGCTCAGGGAAAACTTCAGGTGGAGACACCGAGGAGCACCGCCAGTATCGCTGTGGGGACAGGTGAGACTGAGGAGGGGGACAGGTGAGACTGAGGAGGGGGACAGGTGAGACTGACGTGCACAGGTGAGACTGAGGAGGGAGACAGGTGTGATCGTCTGTCTCTGGTTTTCAGGTGCCAGTCTGTTCTGGGGCGACCCCGTCCAGCCCCTCCCCCATCAGGAGGCTCCTCCAGGCTTCTCCCCCACACCTCCCCCCTCGTCCTCTCCCAGCCCCTCCCCCTCACATGCCGACCTGTCAATCATCAGGCCTGTGGGCGGAGCTGAAGACAGTGACATCACGGGTCAGGAGGCGGCCTGCTCGCCCTCCAGTCAGCACAGGTAAGACTCGTCCActgatggagacagacaggtttaaGTCCACAGGTGACTGATCTGGTCTCTGTGTTCCGTCGTAGTGGTCTTCAGAGTCCGGTTCTGGTTCTCGGGGAGAGCGTCAGCATGTACGGACCGGCAGCTGAGCAGCAGAGCTTCTATCATGACCTCATGGTGAGACCAGACGGCACAGGTCACATGATCCAGATGGTCACATGACACGTCCAATAAAAACATGTGTGTCCTCAGAATCAGCTGACCAATCGGCttcaggagacagacagacagcaggagtCCAGCAGGAGGAGCCTGGCTGCGGGTCCGGACCAGTCCCGGTCCTCCCCGTCCTCGTCCAGAAGGACGAGTCAGACCCGCAGAGACTCGGTGGTCGGCGCCACTCtgcaacagctgcagcagctcggAGTCGACGTGGACAAAGAAGAACTGACGGAGTCTGAGCGAAGAACCCGGCAGACTGTGGAGAGCACCAGGTAtgactcacctgtctgtctctgtctctcacctgtctgtctctgtctcacctgtctgtctctgtctcacctgtctgtctctgtctttcacctgtctgtctctctctttcacctgtctgtctctctctttcacctgtctgtctctgtctttcacctgtctgtctctgtctcacctgtctgtctctttcacctgtctctgtctttcacctgtctgtctctctctttcacctgtctgtctctttcacctgtctgtctgtctgtctctctctctctctctctctcacctgtctgtctctgtctctcacctgtctgtgtctctctctctctctctcacctgtctgtctctgtctctcacctgtctgtctctgtctctcacctgtctgtctcacctgtctgtctctgtctctcacctgtctgtctctgtctttcacctgtctgtctgtctctctcgctctctctctcacctgtctgtcgctgtctctcacctgtctgtctttctctcacctacttgtctctgtctctcacctgtctgtctctctctttcacctgtctgtctctgtctctctctcacctgtctctctctctctctcacctgtctgtctctctttcacctgtctgtctctgtctttcacctgtctgtctctctcacctgtctgtctctctctcacctgtctgtctctgtctttcacctgtctgtctctgtctctctcacctgtctgtctctgtctctttcacctgtctgtctctgtctctcacctgtctgtctctctcacctgtctgtctctctctcacctgtctgtctgcagcacgTTGGCGAGCATCAGCCCGGCGGCGGTTCTGTCCAGACTGAGTGTGAGCGAGCCGTCGGTCAGCGCTCTGTTCCCGGGCGGCAGCGTGGATCTGAGTCTGGAGGCGAACGCCATCGCGCTGCGTTACCTGAGCGACTCCCAGCTCAGCCGGCTGTCTCTGGGAGGACACGCCCCTCGACCAGGCCGCGCCTCCTCCAGTGACTCCCTGCTGTCGCCTAGCAACATGTCTCTGGCCACCAGGAAGTACATGAGGAGGTACGGCCTgatcgaggaggaggaggaggaggaggaggaggaggaggaggaggcccagAATGAGCctaggagggtgtgtgtgtgtgtgtgtgtgtgtcatctgttACTGTCTGCCAACCACACCCATATTATGGCACATACCAGAGTTGGCGGCATTCTTGGGCCCTGAAACAGAATGTGACCCCCCTCTCTACATACAAGCACTGATTCAAGAAAGTAAAACAAGttcaattaaatttaattaaacgtCATTGTTGTTGATGTCCAGGGTGGACCCCACATCTGGTGCAGTGCTAGTTGGTATTGGCTCCAGTccctgcaaccctgataaggataaagTGGTTTTGGAAGATGGATGTCAGCAATCACtttattagttagttagtaaTTTAATATATCCAAATAAcatgatgatttattgatgttttgttacacacagcagctctgaaggAACTGCGACGAGAGTGAGGAGCATTCTGGTGTGTGCACTAATctcatttttatgttaaatactTCTAATTTTACTCCTCGGGAAAGAATACAGAATAATCTGTTTCCTCTGGCGTGAACTTCTaatgactttcattcattcatttcactttttgaGCCTGTGCAGTCTCGCGTCATCGTGCGACacggcagcagctgcagcgtgTTTCCCTTTTAATCAGCAGAAGCTGAAGTAATAGTGAGTCCCATGTATTTAAACACACTTTACAATGCCAGCATGAGGTTGTGAAGATCGAAAAAGTAAGAAATGAGGAGAAATGTGGAGGTATGGATTAatttatcttagcataaagactggaagctgTGGGGAAACAATTAGCctgtctctgtccaaagttcaaaAACTCTCACGAGCACCTTTAAAGCTCATTAATGAACACATTGTATCTCGTTATTTTAGCACGTACGCCAACAGAAATATAAGTAAAAATGAGTGTTTTCAGTGCCACCTGCTGGACATTATTGCGGACGTCTAATTAAAgttgatgggaaatgtagttcatTAAGGCAATAAATACAGCGTGTGCTGTACTGACTGAGGAGAGCTGAGTTCTCGTGGAGCCTTCATGTGACAGAACACATTGAACTTCTGATTACCACACCCACTTATGAGCAAAGCTAGCTGCTGGGTGACGCGCAACGTTACACAACGTTGGCAAGCGAATGAATTCCTGCAGTTTAACAATGTGAANNNNNNNNNNATGAAATGTGCTGTGAAGATCAACAACATGGAAACAGATTTCTTCCCCCAAAGCAGAGGGGTGAAACAGGGCTGCAGTCTCAGCCCCACCCTGTTACATTTAGATTGATGAATTTGCTAAATCACTGGAACAGTTGAAATATCCCTGGCCTCGCTCTCTCTGACACAGATATTAAATGCCTGACTCTTTGCAGATGATCTGATACTGTTAGCTCCATCTAAAGAGGCATTACAACAGCAACTAGATCATCTGCAGAACTTCTGTGAGACCTGGGCCCTGACAGTTAACCTAGAGAAGACCAGGATCATGGTCTTCCAGAAACGACCCAGATGTCAGGGAAACCCAAACCAAAAGTTCTTACTGGGCTCTGCTGACATTGAACTCACACATAACTACACATATTAGGACTCAAAATTAGCTCTACAGGAAATTTAATCTGGCCATTAATGAACTCAGAGACAAGGAAGAAGCTTTTTCCTCGCCTAAAGAAGTCCTCAGTTTATTGATAAACCGCTAGAACTGGCTCAAAATACTCCACTCTGTAACTGAACCCATTTTACTGTATGGTAGTGAAGTATGGGGCCCTCTTACAAATCAAGACTTTGAACAATGGGACAAACAGCCAATAGAAAGCCTGCATACTGAGATCTGTAAGAGCATTCTCAGAGTCCAGAGGAACACCCCCAGTAATGGATGTCCAGCTGAATTAGGACAATTTCCCCTTTTAATTCGGATCCAAAAAAGACCATCAAATTCTACAAACACCTCAAAGCCAGCGAGCCCAGCTCCTACCCTACAAAGCCCTGCAAGGcaagaggagagcaaagaagGGAGTCCCCTCAGCCAGCTGGTCCACCGGATCAGCACCAACAGCTCAGGGCACCAAGACCGCCCTCACACAATCCGCCCCACCAAATCAGaactaaaaaaagacaattacacAACTATTGGACATCTgcaaccaaaacacaaagcaaactcCTAAACAGACGATACTCATGGCAGATTATCTGAGCTGTGCAACGACCCCAGACTGAGGAAGACGTTTGTACAGACTCAGCAACCACAgcctggacagagacagagacacagcctgacagagcagagacagagacagagacacaggcagagacagagacacaggcagagacacagcctgacagagcagagacacgcctggacagagacagagacacagacgaGACACAGCGGACAGAGACAGgacacaggcagagacagagacagagacacagcagagacagagacagaaacacaggcAGAGACCAGGCAGAGACgagacacagcagagacagagacagagacagagacacagcctggacagaggcagagcagagacagagacaaggcAAGACAGACCGCTGCCCGAGAGGACAGGCTGTGCACCCACTGCACACAACGCGAGGTGGAGACTGAGCTGCACTTCTTAACCCCTGCAGCTATACCAGGA
Above is a window of Larimichthys crocea isolate SSNF chromosome XVII, L_crocea_2.0, whole genome shotgun sequence DNA encoding:
- the stil gene encoding SCL-interrupting locus protein homolog; protein product: MMNSVAPLSFPKSRSALWDGSPAGEKLRLQLCAQRRPRLVLLEKALRLAQRHARHSNKPRLHCFFLGSVSVDSDEEGVTVTLDRFDLGRDQAGASGRVPSALLPGDVLVPFLFSTQDDTSCDAVVQSEAELHHCFKVLQQFLSSRQVLDLSQVLKVRGRVICSQQSDSAAFSLSWSSVCPSVSVDVQPVRPVPIIPTALLRSLTAADRPAPHANRQRGFLTMDQTRKLLLLLESDPKASNLPLVGLWLSGVTHVYNPQVWAWCLRFLFSSALQDRVVSESRCFLLVLFGSTHRAPQFFQCRVPGPGPGPQLDYQLLTASQCVTLYQQVSVEGQALRCELGSEDHSRQMEIFREARRSFSGASPGASLSVTDQDSGVEDEDLSPRPSPSPHPPAQQARRVQPSVPELSLLIDGSFTSSSTQRPPPPADRKSAPPPADRKPAPPPGNTSSSCIPRPPPSHLHSTPNSNLQQPCTCCSTHTYDCTSIFSSPGHHPAAPPPAASSHHHTPPPSSLHPAPPLPHPHHHPPSHSPSSPPSTLLPAPPCPCNHPPPPVSLCGVSPSPHLSPPPWLRPPSCCDQMGGAVPTDTYQLLLHQDRQLRLLQAQVQMLLEAQGKLQVETPRSTASIAVGTGASLFWGDPVQPLPHQEAPPGFSPTPPPSSSPSPSPSHADLSIIRPVGGAEDSDITGQEAACSPSSQHSGLQSPVLVLGESVSMYGPAAEQQSFYHDLMNQLTNRLQETDRQQESSRRSLAAGPDQSRSSPSSSRRTSQTRRDSVVGATLQQLQQLGVDVDKEELTESERRTRQTVESTSTLASISPAAVLSRLSVSEPSVSALFPGGSVDLSLEANAIALRYLSDSQLSRLSLGGHAPRPGRASSSDSLLSPSNMSLATRKYMRRYGLIEEEEEEEEEEEEEAQNEPRRGGPHIWCSASWYWLQSLQP